The Prochlorococcus marinus XMU1404 region ACCTTTAGCAATAGCTGCAGGAGAATTAAATAAATTAGGGCTGGTAAATATTTTTAATTCAATAGATGAGAGATCTGCGGGATTCCACTCTCTTGGGATTTCTGCTGCATCAGGTAATCTTTCTTTAGTTATTACCACTTCTGGGACTGCCGTAAGTAACTTATTGCCAGCAGCAGTAGAGGCAGACCGATCTTGTAAAGGTATTATATTTCTTACTGCAGATAGACCCTTAAGATTAAAAGATTGTGGCGCTAATCAAACAGTAAATCAAGAAGATTTTTTGAGTTCAGTCTGCAGAAGAGTCTTAAGTACAAATCTAAATGGACTTCATGAAACACAAGAAAATGAAATCTTGAATTTAGTTCGAATTACTGAGAAACAAATATCAACCTTTCCTGGTCCTATTCATTTAAATATTCCTATTGAAAAGCCTTTAGGTATTTCATTTTTTAATAAAAAAAATGTTTTAGAGGTTTTTGAGAGAATTTATTTAAAGAAAAAATATATATTTCAGGAAGTTGAAATAAAGTCTGATAAAAACAAATTCTTAGAAATTTCAAAAAGTTTAAATTTAGATAAATCCGGCATTATTTTGGTAGGTCCTTATCAAGGTTCAATAAATGATTTGACTTCTTTCAATAAATCTATAGAACGATTACAAGAAATTACTGGTTGGCCAGTATTCGCTGATCCTGTTTCAGGAGTTTATTCTGATTTAAGAGGATTAGTTGTGAATTGGGAATTAGTCTTAAGGAAAAATAAAAATTCAATAAATTGTCATCAACTTTTGAGGCTTGGCCCTATGTCATCCTCTATTGATTTGGAGAAGTTTTTAATAAACTTCGAAGGGATACAAATTCTTATAAAAGAAAAAAACTATAGAAAATTAGACCCTATAAAAAAATCATTTGAATATGATTTTGGGCTATCAAATTTTACTAATCTATTGTTAGAAAAATTATCAATTAAAGAAAAAAACAAAAAGCCTCTTACTTCGATGGCACTAGATCTGATAGAGGAAGGTGAGCAGATTAAAAAAATTTTAAAAGAAAAAATTACTCAAGATAATCAAATTACTGAGTATATGCTTGCAAATCTTGTCCCAAAACTTTGGCCAGCTGAAAATCCTATAATGCTCTCCGCGAGTAGCCCGATTAGAGATTGGCTTACATTTTCTGAAAATGGCACTTTAACAAGAAATTGTTTCAGCTTTAGGGGAGCTTCTGGTATAGATGGTACTTTATCTCTTGCATTAGGTATTTCTAGAATTAAAAATCCTCTACTTCTTGTGACTGGAGATTTGGCTTTTATTCATGATATAAACGGTTGGCTGATTGAAAATTCAATCGATATGAATTTAACAATTCTTCTAATAGATAATAATGGCGGAAATATATTTAATCGTATTTATAAAGAAAATTTAAAAGAAGAAGAATTAAAAAAACTTTTTCTTATGCCAAAAGAAATAAAATGGCCAAAACTCGCAGAGGGTTTTCAAGTAGAATTTAAAAGTGTGGCAAATTTTAAAAAATTACGAGAGGCATTCGATTGGAGCATTTCTATCCAGAAATCTGTAATAATTAAAGTTGATATTGATCCAGAAAATGAAATTTGTGAAAAAAATGCCCTTCTAAAAAAAATAATTGGCAGCTAAATTCATCATTTTCTATCTTTGAATAATTAGGTTTCATGAAAGTATTACCTGGTAAAACAACTTTAAATTGGTCAGAATGCAAATCTTATGAAGACATATTGTTTCACAAATCAGATGAGGGAATTGCGAGAATTGCAATTAATCGGCCTGAAAAAAGAAATGCATTTAGGCCACAAACTGTAGATGAACTCATTAATGCATTTGATATCGTAAGAAATGATGAAACTATTGGCGTAGTTCTATTTACAGGTGCGGGACCTGATAAGAAAGGTATTTATTCTTTTTGCTCTGGAGGTGATCAGAGTGTAAGGGGTGAAAATGGATATAAAAATGATGAAGGGAAGCAGAGATTAAATGTACTTGAACTTCAAAGATTAATAAGAAGTTTGCCTAAAGTGGTTATTGCCTTAGTTCCTGGTTTTGCAATTGGAGGAGGCCAGGTACTTCATCTAATTTGTGATCTCAGTATCGCCTCCGAAAATGCAATATTTGGTCAAACAGGTCCAAGAGTTGGTAGTTTTGATGCGGGTTTTGGATCTAGTTATTTGGCAAGAATTGTTGGGCAAAGAAAAGCAAAAGAAATTTGGTTTTTATGTAGAAAATATAATTCCAAGGAAGCTCTTAAGATGGGCTTGATAAATGCAATTACAAAGATTGAAGAATTAGAAGCTGAGGGTGTAATCTGGGCAAGAGAGATTTTACGAAATAGTCCAACTGCTATTCGTATTCTTAAAGCTTCATTCAATGCGGAGAATGATGGGATTGCAGGTATTCAAGAATTATCTGGATACACAACTCAATTATTCTACTCGACTGAAGAAGCTCAAGAAGGTAGAGATGCCTTTCTTGAAAAGCGTCCACCAGACTTTTCTGACTACAAGTGGACTTCCTAGTTTATTTTTCAAAAGAACTTTTTTAAATAATTATCAATGAGAATTCTTCTTGCCGCTGCTGAATGTGCTCCAATGATCAAAGTTGGAGGTATGGGAGATGTGGTTGGTTCGTTACCTCCATCTTTGATAAAACTTGGTCACGATGTAAGGGTAATAATTCCAGGGTATGGAAAATTGTGGAGTCTTTTAGAGGTATCGAATGAACCAGTCTTTAGAGCAAATACAATGGGCACTGATTTCGCCGTATATGAAGCAAAACATCCCATTCATAATTATGTGATTTACCTAGTGGGTCATCCAACTTTTGACTCTGACCAAATATACGGAGGCGAAAATGAGGACTGGCGCTTTACCTTTTTTGCTAGTGCCACTTCTGAATTTGCCTGGAATTGTTGGAAACCTCAAGTTCTCCATTGCCATGATTGGCATACTGGAATGATTCCTGTGTGGATGCATCAGGACCCCGAAATTAGTACTGTCTTCACAATTCATAATTTAAAATACCAAGGCCCTTGGAGGTGGAAACTTGAAAAAATGACTTGGTGTCCTTGGTATATGCATGGAGACCACACAATGGCTTCGGCAATGTTGTATGCAGATAGGGTCAATGCTGTTTCTCCGACCTATGCAGATGAAATTAAAACCCATGAATACGGGGAGAGTCTTGAAGGATTACTTAATTATATTTCTGGTAAATTAAGGGGAATTCTTAATGGCATAGATCTTGATGAATGGAATCCAGCCAAAGATCCAGTTTTGCCTGCAAAATTCAGTATTAAGAATTTAGGAAATAGAATAGAAAATAAAAAAATTCTTCAAAGAGAAATGGGTCTCGAAGTTAATTCTAAAAAATATCTTTTAGGTATGGTCAGTAGGTTAGTTGATCAGAAAGGGGTTGACTTACTTTTACAAGTTTCCAGAAGACTTTTAGCATATACAGATTCGCAAATAGCTGTTTTAGGTACTGGAGATAGATACTTAGAGTCAGGATTATGGCAACTGGCATTAGATTACCCTGGTAGATTTTCAGTATTCCTTACCTATGATGATTCTTTATCAAGGCTTATATATGGTGGCTCTGATGCATTCTTAATGCCAAGTAGATTTGAACCTTGTGGGATTAGTCAACTTCTTGCTATGAGGTATGGCTCAATTCCAATAGTAAGGCGAGTTGGAGGTTTAGTTGATACAGTCTTACCTCATGACCCAGAAAATAATAGTGGTACAGGTTTTTGCTTTGATCGCTTTGAACCAATAGATTTCTATACTTCTTTAGTTAGGTCTTGGGAGGCCTTCAGACATAAAGATAGTTGGGAATTACTGCAAAAAAGAGCTATGAGCCAAGAGTTTAGTTGGCAAAGATCGGCTCTCGAATACGAAATTATGTATAAAGATGTTTGTGGAATAAAGGAACCATCCCCAGATGTTGCTGAAGTTGAAAAATTTTCTTACGGACAATCAGCGGATCCATCTTTAAGAAAAAGTATGACTTAATTTTTTAATGGAATTCTCTTTATCAGAATTAAACTATGTTTTGGGGGATATAAAAAATCTTGGCGATGAAAAAAAAGATTTATTGAATTTTAAAAATATAAGTATTGATAGTAGAACTTTATTAAGTAGTGATCTTTTTATTGCGATCAAAGGTAAAAATTTTGACGGACATAGTTTTCTCTCAGAGGTTTTAAATAAAGGAGTTCAATCAGTAGTAATTAAAAAAGGTATGCAAAAATTACTTCCTAGTGAATTCCCTTGTTGGGTTGTAGATGATACCTTAGAGGCCTTTCAAAAACTAACATTGCTAAAAAGAAAAAAATTAAATATCCCTATTGTTGCGATAACTGGTTCAGTGGGTAAAACGACAACAAAAGAAATGATTGGCGAAGTTTTAAAGAAACTTGGAAGAATTAAAGTATCCAGAGAAAATTGCAACAATGAAATTGGCGTTGGTCTTACTATCCTTGGGACCGATATAAAAGATAAAGTTTTGGTTCTTGAGATGGGAATGAGAGGTCTTGGACAAATTGAAAATTTATCTAAATATAGCGAACCAGACATTGCAGTTATTACTAACATTGGGACAGCCCATATTGGATTGTTAGGATCGAAAAAAAATATTACTTACGCAAAGTGTGAAATTAGCAAGTTTTTAAATCCTAAAGGAGTCGTAATCATACCAGCCAATGATTCATTACTAGAGAAAACTTTAAAAGAAGACTGGAGAGGTAGAGTAATAAAAGTAGAGCTGTTAAATATAGAAAATCAAAATGAGAATTTTAAGAGAGATTATAATTTGCGAGGATTTTATAATCCTTCGAATAAAACAATTTTAATTGAAGAAAATACCTTTGAAATTTCATTTGAGGGATTTCACAATGCTTCGAATTTCTTGTTTGCTTATGCAGCTGCTAAAGAGTTAGGCATTGATTTTAAAAGTTTTAATAAATTTGATTTTGTAAGTTTAGGTGGAAGGAATAAAGTTCTTAAATCAGTTAAAACAACAATATATGATGAATCATATAATGCTTCGCCAGAGTCAGTAAAAGCATGTATTGAAAACCTGCTTGAAAAACCAAGAAATAAATTTTTCATATTTGGAAGTATGCAAGAATTGGGAAAAGAATCTGAAAAATATCACAAGGAAATATTCAACTTAATAAATAATTCAGAAATAGAAAAGTGCTTATTTATTTGCGATAAAAAAAATGAAAAAATTTACACCAATTATCTGAAAGATAAGAAAAAGTTCGTAGTTTTAAATCATATTAAAGATGTCCCTTTTGAGATAAACAAATCTACTAAAAAAGGTGATTCTATTCTTATTAAAGGGAGCAGATTTTGGCAACTTGAAAAAATTATTGAATTAATTAACTAGACTAGGATTTCTTTCTTTCCCAATTTTCTATATTTACTTGCTTAGTTCTTGAGATTGCTAATGAATTATCTTTGGAGTCTTTTGTGATCACTGAACCAGCTCCTGTTGTAACTGATTCCCCGAGATTTATTGGAGCTACAAAAACTGTATTTGCACCAATACTGGAATTTTTACCAATTTTTGTTTGATGTTTTTTCTGACCATCAAAATTTGCAGTAATAGTGCCTGCTCCAATATTTGTAGATCTTCCAATAATAGAATCGCCAATATAACTCAAATGGTTTACTTTAGATTCTTCCTCTAATTGACTATTTTTTATTTCAACAAAATTACCTATTTTGCTAAAGGAAGATATTTTGGAATTAGGTCTTATATGACTGTAGGGACCAATTTTTATATGATCTATTATTTGCGAATCATAAACGGTGGAATTTGAGATTTCACAATTTAATCCTATTTTAGAATTTTCAATAAAAGTATTTGGTCCAATAACGCAATTATTAAATATTTTGGTATTCCCTCTTATGTGAGTATTAGCCTCTATAATTACATCTTTGCCAATCTCCGCTTCTTCACTAATTGAACAACTTGCTTTATTGATGAATGTTACACCATTAAGCATATGTTTTTCCTTGATTAAATTCTGAATAATTTCTTCGCACGTTGATAGTTGTATTCTATTGTTAATACCTTGAAGCTCTCCATCATCATCTATTTCTAGGCTTATTGAATTCTTTAGTAAAGATATAGTATCAGTTAAATAAATTTCTTTCTGGTTATTATTACTCTGTAATTTATTTATGATTTTTGACAAATTTTCCCAGTTGAAACAGTAAACACCTGCATTTATTAATAAATTAAGGCGTTCTTGATTAGTGCAATCTTTTTCTTCAACAATTCTTTCTATTAAATCCTCTTTCAAAAAAACTCTGCCATACCCATGAGGATTTTTTTTACTTGTTGTTATCAAAGAAACATCAGCATTTTTTGAATTATGTAAATTTAAAAGCCTATTTAAAGTATCAGGCTTAATAAGAGGTACATCTCCATTGAGCACCAAAAGTTTTCCTTTATTTTCTTTTACTTCTTTACAAAGTACCTGTATAGCATGACCAGTTCCTAATTGAGGATCTTGAATTACAAAATGGATTTTTTTATTGTTTTGGATTGAGTCTTGGACTTCTTTTGATTTGTGTCCAGTAATTACGAAGATTTGATCGGGATTTAATTCAATACATGAATCAATTACTCTCTGTAAAAGACTTTTGCCAGAAATTTTATGTAAAACTTTTGGCAATGAGCTTTCCATCCGAGTACCCTTGCCTGCAGCTAATATGGCAACACTAAGCATATTTTTTTGAATATATATCTAAATCTAACTCCTAGAGGCCGACTTCGTCATTCCCCATTTTGTTCTCCATTTTTTTGTAGATAAAAGATTTGAGGATAATTGCTCATCTAATCTTTTACTAATGATATCTTCCTTACTTGAGTTTAAATTTTGATCTCGATAAGGAATACTTGCTTTTGTTAAAAGATGTTCCTCTTCCATGACAGATAACTTATCGAAATTTGAATTGAGTTTAAATTTAAACTTATCAAATTTTGCTATAGCGACAGTACCCTGACTCCAATAATTTCTAGAATTCAAATTTGGTTTAATTGTAAAAATCTCTAAACCTAGATTTCTTAATGTCTTTCTCACTGCCGCTGAAGAGGAATAAGTTATTAAATATCCCTGAGGATTGAGTTTTTGCGACACCTTAGATAAAAATTCAATCGTCCAAACTTGTGGGCATTTTTGAGGGGAAAACCCATCTAAATATATCAGATCGAATTTTTTTGTAGCAGGAATAATATTAATTTTTTCTCTAGCATCGCCCCACAAAATTTTGCAGTTAAAAAATTTATCCTCAAAGCAATTTTTTCGATACAATGATGAAAATATTTGTTGGATTTTTGGAGCCCATAAATTCTGAAATGATTGATTCTTTAGCGCATATTCAAGAGGCTTTTTATCTATCTCTAAGGCATACCAATTTAAATACGATTTTTGTTTAATTAATTCGTTTATTAAAGAAGCAGTATTATATCCTAACCCAAAACATATATCCAAAACTTCAAGAGATCTGCCCTCGAATCTTTGCAAATCAGAAGGGACTGTAAACTTTTTTTTTGTTTCCTCTAATGCTCCTAATAAGCTATGAAAATTCTCTTGAAAAAAAACACTTCTTAAAGAGTAACTCCCATCTTTTGTTAAAACTTCTATTAATTCGGACAAAAAAATTTTTAGTTAACTAATTTTGCAAGATCATCCCAAAAAGCAGGATATGAAACATTAGATGCATCTGCTCTTATTATCTTTGAGGTGCCTTTGGCAAGAAGTGAAGCAATAGCAAGACTCATTGAAACTCTATGATCAGTCTCACTGTCTACCTCCGCAGAATTAAATTGTGATTGTCCATTTATAATTAATCCATCCTCTTTCTCTGATATTTCAGCACCGAATTTGCGTAGCTGTCTTGTCATAACTTTTAATCGGTCTGTTTCCTTAACTCTTAATTCCTGAGCATCCTTAATTTCAGAAACTCCATCACAAAAACAGGCCGCTACCGTGAGAATAGGAATTTCATCTATAAGTTTTGGCAGGAGATCTCCCTCAATAGTGAATGATTGTAAATTATTTGCAGTCTTCACTTTGATAGATCCAATAGGTTCTCCAGCAACTATTGATTTATCTAAAACCTCATAATTGCAACCCATTGAATCCATTACATTTAATATTCCTGTTCTAGTAGGGTTTAATCCAACATTCTTAATTAAAATCTCTGAATTTGGAACAATAGATGCAGCAATCATCCAAAAGGATGCAGAGCTTATATCTCCAGGGATTAATATTTTTTGACCAATTAAGTTAGCCCCTGACTTAATTACTACATTTCTTCCAAATTCCCCTCTAACACTTATATCTGCCCCAAATGCTTTTAACATTCTTTCGGTATGATCTCTTGAAGATGCTGGCTCAATAACGGAAGTAGTTCCAGAAGCCTTGAGGCCTGCTAATAATATTGCAGATTTTACTTGCGCACTTGCTACAGGGGTTCCAATAAGACATCCTTTAAGTTTTTTCCCCTCAATTGAGATTGGAGCTTTGTTACCTCTTTCTCTCCCTAAGATTTTGCCACCCATCAAAGATAATGGTTTACCTACTCTTCCCATCGGTCTCTCATTAAGAGAACTATCCCCAGTTAAAATGAAATTCTTATGTTCTTGACCAGCTAATAATCCCATTAATAACCTCATAGTGGTTCCAGAATTGCCACAATTGAGAATTTCTTCGGGCTCTTTTAATCCATTTAGGCCTACGCCTGAAATAGTAAATGGCTCATCTTTTTTTATTTCTGGAATATTTACACCTAATTTCCTAAGACAATCAGCAGTTGAAAGTGGATCTTCAGAATGTAAAAAGCCCTCAATAGTAGTCTCACCTTGCGCAATACTCCCGATTATCAATGCTCTGTGAGAAATAGATTTGTCCCCTGATACTTTTATTTTTCCTCTTAAATTTCCTCCACCTTTAATTGTGCGGATATTATTCATTTTCAAACTAGTACTTAAATAGATTTTTACTTATGCAAACTAGATATATCTTATCAATAAGTTTGTTTTTTAAAAAAAAATATTCAAAGTAAGTAACTGTTTTCTATAATAAAGCCAGAAAAGGGATTTAATCATTAATCTTACTTATTATCACGTTGCAAATGATGTTCCAGAAATAAGTCCAGATATTGCAGTTGTAATAGATGTTTTAAGAGCCACAACTACAATTTCTTGGGCTTTAAAAAATGGAGCTGACTCAATACAAGTATTTGCAGATTTAGACTTGTTGAAAGAATCTGCGAATAAATGGCATTCTCATCAGAGAATAATGCTTGGAGAGAGAGGGGGCAAGAAAATTGAAGGATTTGATTTAGGTAATTCTCCTTTATCAGTTACGAAAAAAGTAGTTAAAGGTAAAAGACTATTTATGAGTACGACTAATGGTACTAAATCGCTACAAAAAGTTCAAAATGCAAAGCATTTATTTGCTATGGGACTTCCAAATAGAAGAGCAGTTGCAGAAAAAATTATCTCATTAAAAAGTGAAAATGTTCTAATACTTGGGAGTGGCTGGGAAGGTTCATATTCGCTTGAAGATTCTTTAGCTGCTGGTGCACTGGCCTCATACTTGGAAAGAAACTGTGAATTTGAAGTTAATATTATTAATGACGAATTACAAGCTGCTTTGGCTCTTTGGAATTCTTGGAAAAATGATATTATGAAATGTTTAAAAACTGCAACTCATGGTAAAAGATTGACAAACCTTGGTAATTATGAAGAAGATTTTAAATGTTGCTCTGAACTTGATTGCTTAGATATTGTTCCTGCTCAAGTTGAAAGAGGTGTAATTCGTGCCTCATAATTTACGAATTAATTTATCAGGAGTAATGTTTTGACTGATTTTTTGGTAGCTGCATTGCAAATTACGAGTACTTCAAATTTCGAAGCGAATTTTGTTGCAGCAGAAGAACAGATTGAGGTAGCAGCTAGAAGAGGCGCTGAATTAATCGGATTACCTGAGAATTTTGCCTTTTTGGGAGGAGATGATGAAAAACTTAGATTAGCCTCTGAACTATCAATAAAGTGTACAAATTTCCTCAAAACCATGGCACAAAGATATCAAGTATTTCTGTTGGGAGGAGGATATCCTGTTCCTGCTGGAGATGATAGTCATACTCTAAATAGGTCAGCACTCTTTGGAAGGGATGGACAGGTCCTAGCAAAATATGACAAAATCCACCTGTTTGATGTTGATTTACCTGACGGGAATTTATATAAGGAATCGTCTACTATTCTTTCAGGAGAAGAATATCCTCCAGTTGTAGATGTTCCTGGTTTATGCAAGGTTGGATTATCAATTTGTTACGATGTTAGGTTCCCTGAACTTTATAGATATTTGTCTGCGAATGGTGCGGAGTTAATTATGATTCCAGCAGCTTTTACAGCATTTACTGGGAAAGATCATTGGCAAATCCTATTACAGGCAAGAGCGATTGAAAATACAGCATATATAGTTGCTCCAGCGCAAACTGGAATTCATTACGGAAGAAGGCAAAGTCATGGCCATGCAATGGTAATCGATCCATGGGGTACCGTCTTGTCTGATGCTGGAAAAACTCAAGGTGCTGCAATAGCACCGGCTGATAAAGAGAGAGTCAAGAAAATTAGGGAGCAGATGCCTAGTCTCAAACATAGAAAAAATAAATTGTTTGCAAACTAATGGCAAAGTTTTTAAATAGTAAACTTTTTCGCTGCTTATCTGTTTTTATATTTTTAAATTCTACGATCTCCCCATTAAAGTCATCTAGTGCTTTAGCTGCATGGGAGTTAGATAATAATGGGGTTTTAGAATTAAGAACTAAGTCAAATACAAATTTAAAAGCATACTTTCAAAAGTCTAACCAGATCTTTGGAGATAGATTCTGGATAGATTTCCCAGGAGAATTAAGAAATCCAAGAACAATAAAAGGTAATGGTCCAATCAAAGAAATTAGGTTAGGCAAACCAAAAAAGGGCTCAACAAGACTAGTAATTGAATTTAAGGAAGCAACTGATTTAAGTCCTTTGACTTGGCGATTGATTGGCTTAAATCAAAATAGGTGGAAAATTAAATTATTCAAACCAAAATATCCATTTAAGAAAATAAGTGAAGGAGTTGTGGAAAAGAGCATAAGAAATGTTAAGGCAAATCAAAAATCAACTTATATAAAGAAGAGAGGTCATGATTCATTGCAATTGCCCAACGTAAAACAAAATAAATATTCCGTTGTTATAGATCCAGGACATGGAGGACCTGATCCAGGCGCAATAGGGATTGGAGGTTTAAGAGAAACAGATATTGTACTAGAGGTTGCCAAAATAGTTGAAAAGTTACTTTCTGAGAAAGGTGTCAAAGTAAGGCTAACTAGAAAAAATGAAGTCGATTTGGATTTAGCTCCAAGAGTTTCCTTCGCTAACAGGATAGATGCAGATATCTTTGTAAGTATTCATGCAAATGCTTCAAGAGGAAAAAGGAGGGATATTAATGGATTAGAGACTTTTTACTATAGAGGGTGGAGAGGTCGACTACTTGCTAAAAGAATTCAAAAAGAAATTCTAAGAGTTTCTCCTGGGAGTCCTGATCGAGGAGTTAAACAAGGTAGATTTTATGTAATTAAAAATACTAAGATGCCTGCAGTTCTTGTGGAAATTGGTTTTTTAACAGGAAGATTAGATGCGAGAAGATTAGAAAAGACTACCCATCGTAAAAGAATTGCTTATGCAATTTCGAAAGGCATTCTTGAATATCTTTCTAAAATAAGGTGAAACTCAAAGTAGGTATATTTGACAGTGGTATAGGTGGTTTTACTGTCCTTAATTCTTTACTTAAAACTCGTAAAGATGTTGAAGTTTTTTATTTAGCTGATACAAAGAGAATTCCCTATGGGAATAAAAATCCTAAAGAGATAAGAATAATTGCAAAAGAGATTTGTACTTTTTTTGAAGACAAGAATTTAGATGCACTTTTAATAGCTTGTAATACAACAAATGCATGTGCACTAGATATTATAGAAAAATACTTAAGTATTCCTTGTTTTGACCTTATAAACTCAGTCTCAGAAATAGTTAATAAACAAATAATTGGTGTCTTGGCAACACCAACAACAGTTAAATCATCATATTACAAAAATTCTATTAGTTCTAAAAAAGCAAATTTGAAAATATTTCAACAAGAATGTCCAGAATTTGTATCAGAAATTGAAAAAGAAAAGCTAAATTTTGATAAGTTAGATTACTTTTCGAATTTGTATCTCGGACCTCTATTAAATAAAAATATTGAAGAATTAATACTTGGATGTAGTCATTATCCTTTAATTTATGACTTTTTAAGAAATAAAATTGACTCAAATATAAAAATCATTGATCCAGCAGAAGCGTTAATAAAAAAATTTAATCAATCTTTTATTAATTCAGAAATTGACGGCTATGAAAGTATTTCTAGAGATAATATAAAATTCTTTGTTACTTCAGATAAAGATAAATTTTACAGAAAAATTAAAATTTGGCTTGAAATTAATAAAGAAATTAGGTTGGTTAACCTCACAAGCAATGTTTGATTCCTTAATATATATGAGAGGTCAATCATGAACACAGTAACAGAACTACTACAACCAGTTGAAAATGATCTTGATGATCTTATTCTTGAACTGAAAAATCTAATTGGAGCTGGTCATCCAATTCTTCAAGCGGCAGCAGAGCACTTATTTAGTGCTGGAGGAAAAAGACTGAGGCCTGGAATAGTTTTGTTGATTTCAAAGGCTATATCCCCAGAATTGATTCTAAAAGATAAACATAAAAGACTTGCTGAAATAACTGAAATGATTCATACAGCATCATTAGTTCACGATGATGTTGTTGATGAGGCTTCTACGAGAAGAGGTGTTGATACTGTTCATAGTAGATTTAATACTAGAGTAGCTGTATTGGCCGGTGACTTTTTATTCGCTCAAGCAAGTTGGCACTTGGCAAATCTTGATAATGTAAATGTTGTTAAATTACTTAGCAGGGTAATAATGGATTTAGCTGAAGGTGAAATCAAGCAAAATCTAAATAGGTTCGATTCTGCTCAATCATTTTCTAAATACATAAACAAAAGTTACTGTAAAACTGCATCTTTAATAGCTAATAGTTGTAAGGCAGCTGGGGTTCTAAGTGATTTAGATGGTGAAAGGTTAAACTCACTTTACGATTTTGGTAAGAATATTGGTTTGGCATTCCAAGTCGTAGATGACATACTTGATTTCACTGGGAATGATAAACAACTTGGGAAACCTGCTGTAAGTGATCTTGCTAGCGGATATCTTACTGCACCAGTTTTATATGCTTTAGAAGAGAATAAGAAACTGTCCGTTCTTATAAATAGAGAACTTGCTGAAAAAGATGATTTGGATAATGCTCTAAGTATCATTATGAACTCTAATGCAATCGAAAGTTCCAGAAAACTAGCTGAGGATTTTGCAATGCTTTCTAAAGAAGCCATAGCTTGGATTCCAGACTCGGAATACAAAAGGGCATTAATGGCTTTGCCAGAATTTGTCCTTGGCCGCATTTATTAAATCTTTAAAAAAATTTACAGCTAAATTATTATTAAAAT contains the following coding sequences:
- a CDS encoding N-acetylmuramoyl-L-alanine amidase; the protein is MAKFLNSKLFRCLSVFIFLNSTISPLKSSSALAAWELDNNGVLELRTKSNTNLKAYFQKSNQIFGDRFWIDFPGELRNPRTIKGNGPIKEIRLGKPKKGSTRLVIEFKEATDLSPLTWRLIGLNQNRWKIKLFKPKYPFKKISEGVVEKSIRNVKANQKSTYIKKRGHDSLQLPNVKQNKYSVVIDPGHGGPDPGAIGIGGLRETDIVLEVAKIVEKLLSEKGVKVRLTRKNEVDLDLAPRVSFANRIDADIFVSIHANASRGKRRDINGLETFYYRGWRGRLLAKRIQKEILRVSPGSPDRGVKQGRFYVIKNTKMPAVLVEIGFLTGRLDARRLEKTTHRKRIAYAISKGILEYLSKIR
- the murI gene encoding glutamate racemase; protein product: MKLKVGIFDSGIGGFTVLNSLLKTRKDVEVFYLADTKRIPYGNKNPKEIRIIAKEICTFFEDKNLDALLIACNTTNACALDIIEKYLSIPCFDLINSVSEIVNKQIIGVLATPTTVKSSYYKNSISSKKANLKIFQQECPEFVSEIEKEKLNFDKLDYFSNLYLGPLLNKNIEELILGCSHYPLIYDFLRNKIDSNIKIIDPAEALIKKFNQSFINSEIDGYESISRDNIKFFVTSDKDKFYRKIKIWLEINKEIRLVNLTSNV
- the sds gene encoding solanesyl diphosphate synthase, yielding MNTVTELLQPVENDLDDLILELKNLIGAGHPILQAAAEHLFSAGGKRLRPGIVLLISKAISPELILKDKHKRLAEITEMIHTASLVHDDVVDEASTRRGVDTVHSRFNTRVAVLAGDFLFAQASWHLANLDNVNVVKLLSRVIMDLAEGEIKQNLNRFDSAQSFSKYINKSYCKTASLIANSCKAAGVLSDLDGERLNSLYDFGKNIGLAFQVVDDILDFTGNDKQLGKPAVSDLASGYLTAPVLYALEENKKLSVLINRELAEKDDLDNALSIIMNSNAIESSRKLAEDFAMLSKEAIAWIPDSEYKRALMALPEFVLGRIY